From the Exiguobacterium aurantiacum genome, one window contains:
- a CDS encoding aldo/keto reductase gives MEWTTLNNDVKLPMLGLGVYKVEDGAVTVDTVKAALDAGYRLIDTAAIYQNEESVGQAIRESNVPREDIFVTTKLWNEFHGYDEALQAFQDSLDRLGLEYVDLFLIHWPMPRFGKFVETYKALEQLYEEGKVRAIGVSNFEISHLEQIIQSCSIVPAVNQVEIHPYLSQKELIAFCQRYDIQIQAWSPLMKGREALEDPVITEIAAKYGKSPAQVILRWHLQNSVAVIPKSVTPSRIRENIEVFDFTLTKEEMHAIDGLNRNERTGSDPNEMHKIHY, from the coding sequence ATGGAATGGACAACACTCAACAATGATGTGAAACTGCCGATGCTCGGACTCGGCGTGTACAAAGTGGAAGACGGTGCGGTCACGGTCGACACGGTCAAAGCGGCGCTTGACGCCGGCTATCGGTTAATCGACACGGCGGCCATCTATCAGAACGAGGAGAGCGTCGGCCAAGCGATTCGCGAGTCAAACGTCCCGCGGGAAGACATCTTCGTGACGACGAAACTGTGGAACGAGTTCCACGGCTATGACGAGGCACTCCAAGCGTTCCAAGATAGCCTCGACCGGCTCGGGCTCGAATATGTCGACTTGTTCTTGATTCACTGGCCGATGCCGCGCTTCGGCAAGTTCGTCGAGACGTATAAGGCGCTCGAACAGTTGTATGAGGAAGGCAAGGTCCGCGCCATCGGGGTCTCGAACTTTGAGATCAGCCACCTCGAACAGATCATCCAGTCGTGCTCGATCGTGCCGGCGGTGAACCAAGTCGAGATCCACCCATACTTGTCCCAAAAAGAATTGATCGCGTTCTGCCAGCGCTACGATATCCAAATCCAGGCGTGGAGTCCGCTCATGAAAGGACGCGAGGCGCTCGAGGATCCGGTCATCACCGAGATTGCGGCCAAGTATGGGAAGTCACCGGCTCAAGTCATCCTGCGTTGGCACTTACAGAACAGTGTCGCCGTCATCCCGAAATCGGTCACACCGAGTCGGATTCGCGAGAATATAGAGGTGTTCGACTTCACGTTGACGAAAGAAGAGATGCACGCGATCGACGGACTCAACCGAAACGAGCGGACCGGGTCTGACCCGAACGAGATGCACAAAATCCACTACTGA